In a single window of the Drosophila albomicans strain 15112-1751.03 chromosome 3, ASM965048v2, whole genome shotgun sequence genome:
- the LOC117570486 gene encoding presenilin homolog isoform X2, with protein sequence MDAHVSASTSSPATVAVAGEDENLSGEAERLERPPRRQKQQRNNYGSNADSPDGAVLTVPSVVIRDSTARPSRLSGGGVGGGGDGAPGPSQQEIEEEQGLKYGAQHVIKLFVPVSLCMLVVVATINSISFYNSTDVYLLYTPFHELSPEPSVKLWNALANSLILMSVVVLMTILLIVLYKKRCYRVIHGWLILSSFMLLFIFTYLYLEELLRAYNIPMDYPTAVLIMWNFGVAGMMAIHWQAPLRLQQGYLIFVAALMALVFIKYLPEWTAWAVLAAISIWDLIAVLSPRGPLRILVETAQERNEQIFPALIYSSTVLYTYMGTHYTPEQPLPTTTSSPSSSNSTTTTRATQNSLASPDPGAGASSSSRSGNSRHGQRQQENNQAAAEAEAAGFTQEWSANLSDRVARRQIEVQTTQSGNGRRSNEYRTVTTPNQPQMEAQEERGIKLGLGDFIFYSVLVGKASSYGDWTTTIACFVAILIGLCLTLLLLAIWRKALPALPISITFGLIFCFATSAVVKPFMEKLSAKQVFI encoded by the exons ATGGACGCCCACGTCAGTGCCTCGACATCGTCACCGGCGACGGTGGCAGTAGCAGGCGAAGATGAGAACCTGAGCGGCGAGGCCGAGCGTTTGGAACGTCCTCCAAGGCGGCAGAAGCAACAACGGAATAACTATGGCTCCAATGCAGATTCACCAGATGGC GCTGTTCTTACAGTGCCGAGCGTCGTCATACGTGACTCAACCGCACGACCTTCAAGACTGTCTGGGGGAGGagttggtggtggtggagATGGAGCACCTGGGCCATCACAACAGGAAATTGAAGAGGAGCAGGGCTTGAAATATGGTGCCCAACAcgttattaaattatttgtgcCCGTTTCGCTTTGCATGCTGGTCGTTGTGGCTACCATTAACTCAATAAGCTTCTACAACAGCACGGATGTCTATCT CCTCTATACGCCTTTCCATGAGCTGTCGCCGGAGCCGAGCGTTAAGTTATGGAATGCGTTGGCCAACTCATTGATCCTCATGAGCGTCGTTGTGCTGATGACCATACTGCTTATTGTACTGTACAAGAAACGCTGCTATCGTGTCATCCATGGCTGGCTTATACTCTCGTCCTTTATGTTATTGTTCATCTTTACGTACTTATATCTGGAGGAGCTGCTGCGTGCCTATAACATTCCAATGGACTATCCCACGGCAGTGCTGATCATGTGGAACTTTGGTGTCGCCGGCATGATGGCCATCCACTGGCAAGCACCACTGCGTTTGCAGCAAGGCTATCTGATATTTGTAGCCGCTCTGATGGCCTTGGTGTTCATCAAGTATCTGCCGGAATGGACGGCTTGGGCTGTGTTAGCAGCCATCTCAATTTGGG ATCTTATTGCTGTGCTGTCGCCGCGTGGTccgttgcgaattttggtggAAACCGCCCAAGAGCGCAATGAGCAAATCTTTCCCGCTTTGATTTATTCGT CCACGGTTCTTTACACCTACATGGGCACACATTATACGCCAGAGCAGCCACTGCCAACAACGACATCTTCGCCATCCTCCAGCAactcaacgacaacaacgcgCGCCACACAAAACTCGCTTGCCTCACCGGATCCAGGAGCAGGTGCAAGCAGCAGCTCACGTTCAGGTAATTCGCGGCACGGCCAGCGACAGCAGGAGAATAATCAGGCGGCAGCTGAAG CTGAGGCGGCTGGCTTCACACAGGAATGGTCGGCAAATCTGAGCGATCGTGTTGCACGTCGTCAAATCGAGGTGCAGACTACACAGAGCGGCAATGGACGTCGCTCGAATGAGTATCGCACGGTCACAACGCCTAATCAGCCGCAGATGGAGGCGCAGGAGGAAC GTGGCATTAAGCTGGGACTGGGCGATTTCATTTTCTATTCTGTACTTGTGGGGAAGGCCTCCAGCTATGGCGACTGGACGACAACAATTGCCTGCTTTGTGGCCATCCTTATTGGCCTTTGCCTGACGTTGCTGCTCTTGGCCATTTGGCGCAAGGCTTTGCCCGCTCTGCCAATCTCAATTACTTTTGGCCTGATATTCTGTTTTGCCACCAGCGCTGTGGTGAAACCATTTATGGAGAAACTGTCTGCCAAACAGgtgtttatataa
- the LOC117570486 gene encoding presenilin homolog isoform X1 → MDAHVSASTSSPATVAVAGEDENLSGEAERLERPPRRQKQQRNNYGSNADSPDGAVLTVPSVVIRDSTARPSRLSGGGVGGGGDGAPGPSQQEIEEEQGLKYGAQHVIKLFVPVSLCMLVVVATINSISFYNSTDVYLLYTPFHELSPEPSVKLWNALANSLILMSVVVLMTILLIVLYKKRCYRVIHGWLILSSFMLLFIFTYLYLEELLRAYNIPMDYPTAVLIMWNFGVAGMMAIHWQAPLRLQQGYLIFVAALMALVFIKYLPEWTAWAVLAAISIWDLIAVLSPRGPLRILVETAQERNEQIFPALIYSSTVLYTYMGTHYTPEQPLPTTTSSPSSSNSTTTTRATQNSLASPDPGAGASSSSRSGNSRHGQRQQENNQAAAEGMPLVSFKNNLHGNAEAAGFTQEWSANLSDRVARRQIEVQTTQSGNGRRSNEYRTVTTPNQPQMEAQEERGIKLGLGDFIFYSVLVGKASSYGDWTTTIACFVAILIGLCLTLLLLAIWRKALPALPISITFGLIFCFATSAVVKPFMEKLSAKQVFI, encoded by the exons ATGGACGCCCACGTCAGTGCCTCGACATCGTCACCGGCGACGGTGGCAGTAGCAGGCGAAGATGAGAACCTGAGCGGCGAGGCCGAGCGTTTGGAACGTCCTCCAAGGCGGCAGAAGCAACAACGGAATAACTATGGCTCCAATGCAGATTCACCAGATGGC GCTGTTCTTACAGTGCCGAGCGTCGTCATACGTGACTCAACCGCACGACCTTCAAGACTGTCTGGGGGAGGagttggtggtggtggagATGGAGCACCTGGGCCATCACAACAGGAAATTGAAGAGGAGCAGGGCTTGAAATATGGTGCCCAACAcgttattaaattatttgtgcCCGTTTCGCTTTGCATGCTGGTCGTTGTGGCTACCATTAACTCAATAAGCTTCTACAACAGCACGGATGTCTATCT CCTCTATACGCCTTTCCATGAGCTGTCGCCGGAGCCGAGCGTTAAGTTATGGAATGCGTTGGCCAACTCATTGATCCTCATGAGCGTCGTTGTGCTGATGACCATACTGCTTATTGTACTGTACAAGAAACGCTGCTATCGTGTCATCCATGGCTGGCTTATACTCTCGTCCTTTATGTTATTGTTCATCTTTACGTACTTATATCTGGAGGAGCTGCTGCGTGCCTATAACATTCCAATGGACTATCCCACGGCAGTGCTGATCATGTGGAACTTTGGTGTCGCCGGCATGATGGCCATCCACTGGCAAGCACCACTGCGTTTGCAGCAAGGCTATCTGATATTTGTAGCCGCTCTGATGGCCTTGGTGTTCATCAAGTATCTGCCGGAATGGACGGCTTGGGCTGTGTTAGCAGCCATCTCAATTTGGG ATCTTATTGCTGTGCTGTCGCCGCGTGGTccgttgcgaattttggtggAAACCGCCCAAGAGCGCAATGAGCAAATCTTTCCCGCTTTGATTTATTCGT CCACGGTTCTTTACACCTACATGGGCACACATTATACGCCAGAGCAGCCACTGCCAACAACGACATCTTCGCCATCCTCCAGCAactcaacgacaacaacgcgCGCCACACAAAACTCGCTTGCCTCACCGGATCCAGGAGCAGGTGCAAGCAGCAGCTCACGTTCAGGTAATTCGCGGCACGGCCAGCGACAGCAGGAGAATAATCAGGCGGCAGCTGAAGGTATGCCACTTGTGagctttaaaaacaatttgcacgGAAACG CTGAGGCGGCTGGCTTCACACAGGAATGGTCGGCAAATCTGAGCGATCGTGTTGCACGTCGTCAAATCGAGGTGCAGACTACACAGAGCGGCAATGGACGTCGCTCGAATGAGTATCGCACGGTCACAACGCCTAATCAGCCGCAGATGGAGGCGCAGGAGGAAC GTGGCATTAAGCTGGGACTGGGCGATTTCATTTTCTATTCTGTACTTGTGGGGAAGGCCTCCAGCTATGGCGACTGGACGACAACAATTGCCTGCTTTGTGGCCATCCTTATTGGCCTTTGCCTGACGTTGCTGCTCTTGGCCATTTGGCGCAAGGCTTTGCCCGCTCTGCCAATCTCAATTACTTTTGGCCTGATATTCTGTTTTGCCACCAGCGCTGTGGTGAAACCATTTATGGAGAAACTGTCTGCCAAACAGgtgtttatataa
- the LOC117570486 gene encoding presenilin homolog isoform X3, which produces MDAHVSASTSSPATVAVAGEDENLSGEAERLERPPRRQKQQRNNYGSNADSPDGAVLTVPSVVIRDSTARPSRLSGGGVGGGGDGAPGPSQQEIEEEQGLKYGAQHVIKLFVPVSLCMLVVVATINSISFYNSTDVYLLYTPFHELSPEPSVKLWNALANSLILMSVVVLMTILLIVLYKKRCYRVIHGWLILSSFMLLFIFTYLYLEELLRAYNIPMDYPTAVLIMWNFGVAGMMAIHWQAPLRLQQGYLIFVAALMALVFIKYLPEWTAWAVLAAISIWDLIAVLSPRGPLRILVETAQERNEQIFPALIYSSTVLYTYMGTHYTPEQPLPTTTSSPSSSNSTTTTRATQNSLASPDPGAGASSSSRSAEAAGFTQEWSANLSDRVARRQIEVQTTQSGNGRRSNEYRTVTTPNQPQMEAQEERGIKLGLGDFIFYSVLVGKASSYGDWTTTIACFVAILIGLCLTLLLLAIWRKALPALPISITFGLIFCFATSAVVKPFMEKLSAKQVFI; this is translated from the exons ATGGACGCCCACGTCAGTGCCTCGACATCGTCACCGGCGACGGTGGCAGTAGCAGGCGAAGATGAGAACCTGAGCGGCGAGGCCGAGCGTTTGGAACGTCCTCCAAGGCGGCAGAAGCAACAACGGAATAACTATGGCTCCAATGCAGATTCACCAGATGGC GCTGTTCTTACAGTGCCGAGCGTCGTCATACGTGACTCAACCGCACGACCTTCAAGACTGTCTGGGGGAGGagttggtggtggtggagATGGAGCACCTGGGCCATCACAACAGGAAATTGAAGAGGAGCAGGGCTTGAAATATGGTGCCCAACAcgttattaaattatttgtgcCCGTTTCGCTTTGCATGCTGGTCGTTGTGGCTACCATTAACTCAATAAGCTTCTACAACAGCACGGATGTCTATCT CCTCTATACGCCTTTCCATGAGCTGTCGCCGGAGCCGAGCGTTAAGTTATGGAATGCGTTGGCCAACTCATTGATCCTCATGAGCGTCGTTGTGCTGATGACCATACTGCTTATTGTACTGTACAAGAAACGCTGCTATCGTGTCATCCATGGCTGGCTTATACTCTCGTCCTTTATGTTATTGTTCATCTTTACGTACTTATATCTGGAGGAGCTGCTGCGTGCCTATAACATTCCAATGGACTATCCCACGGCAGTGCTGATCATGTGGAACTTTGGTGTCGCCGGCATGATGGCCATCCACTGGCAAGCACCACTGCGTTTGCAGCAAGGCTATCTGATATTTGTAGCCGCTCTGATGGCCTTGGTGTTCATCAAGTATCTGCCGGAATGGACGGCTTGGGCTGTGTTAGCAGCCATCTCAATTTGGG ATCTTATTGCTGTGCTGTCGCCGCGTGGTccgttgcgaattttggtggAAACCGCCCAAGAGCGCAATGAGCAAATCTTTCCCGCTTTGATTTATTCGT CCACGGTTCTTTACACCTACATGGGCACACATTATACGCCAGAGCAGCCACTGCCAACAACGACATCTTCGCCATCCTCCAGCAactcaacgacaacaacgcgCGCCACACAAAACTCGCTTGCCTCACCGGATCCAGGAGCAGGTGCAAGCAGCAGCTCACGTTCAG CTGAGGCGGCTGGCTTCACACAGGAATGGTCGGCAAATCTGAGCGATCGTGTTGCACGTCGTCAAATCGAGGTGCAGACTACACAGAGCGGCAATGGACGTCGCTCGAATGAGTATCGCACGGTCACAACGCCTAATCAGCCGCAGATGGAGGCGCAGGAGGAAC GTGGCATTAAGCTGGGACTGGGCGATTTCATTTTCTATTCTGTACTTGTGGGGAAGGCCTCCAGCTATGGCGACTGGACGACAACAATTGCCTGCTTTGTGGCCATCCTTATTGGCCTTTGCCTGACGTTGCTGCTCTTGGCCATTTGGCGCAAGGCTTTGCCCGCTCTGCCAATCTCAATTACTTTTGGCCTGATATTCTGTTTTGCCACCAGCGCTGTGGTGAAACCATTTATGGAGAAACTGTCTGCCAAACAGgtgtttatataa
- the LOC117570490 gene encoding 39S ribosomal protein L15, mitochondrial, whose amino-acid sequence MAHLRESSDKALKLLRTLPRVQIGNLRPNPNSKQNDKRGRAQHGGDKHGAGNKGSGQRQNFMRLGYETGNQAFYMRFPYEPYYKGHHMKREYPPISLLQLQVLVDTNRIDVSQPVDIATLCNSGLLSLKPAELQYGFQLTDEGLDNFKAKINIEVQHASEAVIAAVERNGGVIRTAYYDPRSLQILANPKKWFEKGVPIPQRMLPPQDAVEYYTDAKNRGYLANPEEISKERLVLAQKYGYELPRIEDDADYEMLTAAKDARQLFLGLEPGWLVNLVDKTIVKLKKT is encoded by the exons ATGGCACATTTGCGTGAGAGCTCAGACAAGGCCTTGAAGCTACTGCGCACCTTGCCGCGAGTACAAATTGGCAATCTGCGTCCCAATCCCAATTCTAAACAGAAC gACAAACGCGGACGTGCGCAACACGGTGGCGATAAACATGGTGCGGGCAACAAGGGCTCCGGGCAACGACAGAATTTCATGCGTCTGGGTTACGAAACGGGCAATCAGGCATTCTACATGCGCTTTCCTTACGAACCCTACTACAAGGGACACCACATGAAGCGGGAGTATCCTCCGATCtcgctgctgcaactgcaggTGCTCGTCGACACCAATCGCATTGATGTCAGTCAGCCGGTTGACATCGCCACGCTGTGCAACTCGGGTCTGTTGTCACTGAAGCCAGCTGAGCTGCAGTATGGCTTCCAGCTGACGGATGAGGGACTGGACAATTTCAAGGCCAAGATTAACATTGAAGTTCAGCATGCGAGCGAGGCAGTCATTGCAGCTGTAGAGCGCAATGGTGGAGTCATTCGCACCGCATACTACGATCCACGCAGCCTGCAGATTTTGGCTAATCCCAAGAAATGGTTCGAGAAGGGAGTGCCAATTCCTCAGCGCATGCTGCCGCCACAGGATGCCGTGGAGTACTATACGGATGCTAAGAACCGCGGCTATCTTGCCAATCCCGAGGAGATTAGCAAGGAGCGTTTGGTGTTGGCACAAAAATACGGTTACGAATTGCCGCGCATTGAGGACGATGCCGACTACGAGATGCTCACGGCTGCCAAGGATGCGAGACAATTGTTCTTAGGCTTAGAGCCCGGCTGGCTTGTTAACTTGGTGGACAAGACAATAGTTAAGCtaaagaaaacataa
- the LOC117570487 gene encoding uncharacterized protein LOC117570487 isoform X3: MICAKCEGKSVQSAKCVLNALESLKVHFQMLQGFCEDNANTITLLKQRNEKLHNAIDLLQQQKERSIKCSPKRRRPSPKKPRLEKMPQTESPKMPESQSSLNMNIALQPDDEEEETITETEPAISPYKPWATRRKLNKTNCENEQPVGTTKIIDNKNEWLTKLPKDKLPAPKTKMSLTLRSDSPKLKQTRLQFDANNSTRNATIDKDVIESSPNLYSTLRHAKQSRSLLQSLQSRHQQRLRRQRHRKHIDEERE; encoded by the exons ATGATTTGTGCTAAGTGTGAAGGCAAGTCCGTGCAATCAGCTAAATGTGTTTTGAATGCATTGGAGAGTTTGAAAGTGCACTTTCAAA TGCTACAAGGCTTTTGCGAGGACAATGCAAATACGATTACACTATTAAAACAGCGCAATGAGAAACTTCACAATGCCATCGActtgttgcagcaacaaaaggaACGCAGCATCAAGTGCAGCCCCAAGCGTCGCAGGCCTTCACCTAAAAAGCCACGCCTGGAGAAAATGCCACAGACTGAATCACCAAAAATGCCTGAAAGTCAGAGTTCCTTGAACATGAACATAGCTCTGCAGCCGGAtgacgaggaggaggaaacTATTACGGAAACGGAACCAGCCATCAGTCCTTACAAGCCATGGGCAACACGACGTAAGCTAAACAAGACAAACTGTGAGAATGAACAACCGGTTGGGACTACAAAGATCATAGACAATAAGAATGAGTGGTTGACTAAATTACCAAAGGACAAATTGCCGGCACCCAAGACAAAAATGTCGTTAACACTGCGCAGCGATTCCCCCAAATTAAAGCAAACGCGTTTGCAGTTTGACGCCAACAACTCAACAAGAAATGCTACCATCGATAAAGATGTTATCGAGTCCAGTCCCAATTTGTATTCTACACTACGACATGCCAAGCAATCGCGCTCGCTCTTGCAGAG TTTGCAGAGCCGACACCAGCAACGCCTTCGACGCCAGCGCCATCGCAAGCACATCGACGAAGAGCGAGAATAA
- the LOC117570487 gene encoding uncharacterized protein LOC117570487 isoform X1: MICAKCEGKSVQSAKCVLNALESLKVHFQMLQGFCEDNANTITLLKQRNEKLHNAIDLLQQQKERSIKCSPKRRRPSPKKPRLEKMPQTESPKMPESQSSLNMNIALQPDDEEEETITETEPAISPYKPWATRRKLNKTNCENEQPVGTTKIIDNKNEWLTKLPKDKLPAPKTKMSLTLRSDSPKLKQTRLQFDANNSTRNATIDKDVIESSPNLYSTLRHAKQSRSLLQRADTSNAFDASAIASTSTKSENKPVFDMDDDDSFFDQCPDPSVPKSVDALPPLSGVSDSSSVVMLPPPTQEIVFIDDSIDEANPPLNTMDFMAEVLKADDKASMTKLQEFEAKLIRDQQKAATTLKMVEHQRSATTLKRIEHQKASNSLKTGDQLKDATSTSSCNRDPQLADNKLKAKVPVYVKLEQFTEQPSGMGNESTKLPEDFDIEDDEEEEEEEIFPRPIVVKEEKEESLKERYNIDCDQCEKFINFMGANMTDLQIREYLCNCRHFDHRELDHNTPDGFWNPHMVSFAEDDPRNKVYVDRRFVNQAKK; the protein is encoded by the exons ATGATTTGTGCTAAGTGTGAAGGCAAGTCCGTGCAATCAGCTAAATGTGTTTTGAATGCATTGGAGAGTTTGAAAGTGCACTTTCAAA TGCTACAAGGCTTTTGCGAGGACAATGCAAATACGATTACACTATTAAAACAGCGCAATGAGAAACTTCACAATGCCATCGActtgttgcagcaacaaaaggaACGCAGCATCAAGTGCAGCCCCAAGCGTCGCAGGCCTTCACCTAAAAAGCCACGCCTGGAGAAAATGCCACAGACTGAATCACCAAAAATGCCTGAAAGTCAGAGTTCCTTGAACATGAACATAGCTCTGCAGCCGGAtgacgaggaggaggaaacTATTACGGAAACGGAACCAGCCATCAGTCCTTACAAGCCATGGGCAACACGACGTAAGCTAAACAAGACAAACTGTGAGAATGAACAACCGGTTGGGACTACAAAGATCATAGACAATAAGAATGAGTGGTTGACTAAATTACCAAAGGACAAATTGCCGGCACCCAAGACAAAAATGTCGTTAACACTGCGCAGCGATTCCCCCAAATTAAAGCAAACGCGTTTGCAGTTTGACGCCAACAACTCAACAAGAAATGCTACCATCGATAAAGATGTTATCGAGTCCAGTCCCAATTTGTATTCTACACTACGACATGCCAAGCAATCGCGCTCGCTCTTGCAGAG AGCCGACACCAGCAACGCCTTCGACGCCAGCGCCATCGCAAGCACATCGACGAAGAGCGAGAATAAGCCTGTTTTCGATATGGACGACGATGATTCGTTCTTTGATCAATGTCCAGATCCATCAGTGCCTAAGTCTGTTGATGCCTTACCTCCCTTAAGCGGCGTTTCAGATTCATCTAGCGTTGTAATGCTGCCACCGCCCACACAAGAGATTGTGTTCATTGACGACAGCATTGATGAAGCTAATCCGCCTTTAAACACCATGGATTTTATGGCGGAGGTGCTTAAAGCAGACGATAAAGCTTCGATGACCAAGTTACAAGAGTTTGAAGCTAAACTTATACGGGATcaacaaaaagcagcaaccACCTTAAAAATGGTAGAGCATCAAAGATCAGCGACCACCTTAAAAAGGATTGAGCATCAAAAAGCGTCGAATAGCCTAAAAACAGGAGACCAATTAAAGGATGCGACCAGTACATCAAGTTGCAACAGGGATCCACAATTAGcagacaacaaattaaaagccaaAGTGCCAGTGTATGTCAAGCTAGAGCAGTTTACAGAACAACCAAGCGGAATGGGCAATGAATCCACCAAGCTGCCAGAAGATTTTGATATTGAGGATGATgaggaagaagaggaggaagaaATATTTCCACGTCCCATTGTAGTTAAGGAGGAAAAAGAGGAGAGCTTGAAGGAAAGATATAACATCGATTGCGATCAGTGTGAAAAG TTCATAAATTTCATGGGAGCCAATATGACTGACCTTCAGATACGTGAATATCTGTGCAATTGTCGGCACTTCGATCACCGCGAATTAGATCACAATACGCCCGATGGCTTTTGGAATCCACATATGGTATCGTTTGCTGAAGATGATCCTCGTAACAAGGTGTACGTTGATCGACGCTTTGTGAATCAAGCAAAGAAGTAA
- the LOC117570487 gene encoding uncharacterized protein LOC117570487 isoform X2, producing the protein MICAKCEGKSVQSAKCVLNALESLKVHFQMLQGFCEDNANTITLLKQRNEKLHNAIDLLQQQKERSIKCSPKRRRPSPKKPRLEKMPQTESPKMPESQSSLNMNIALQPDDEEEETITETEPAISPYKPWATRRKLNKTNCENEQPVGTTKIIDNKNEWLTKLPKDKLPAPKTKMSLTLRSDSPKLKQTRLQFDANNSTRNATIDKDVIESSPNLYSTLRHAKQSRSLLQRADTSNAFDASAIASTSTKSENKPVFDMDDDDSFFDQCPDPSVPKSVDALPPLSGVSDSSSVVMLPPPTQEIVFIDDSIDEANPPLNTMDFMAEVLKADDKASMTKLQEFEAKLIRDQQKAATTLKMVEHQRSATTLKRIEHQKASNSLKTGDQLKDATSTSSCNRDPQLADNKLKAKVPVYVKLEQFTEQPSGMGNESTKLPEDFDIEDDEEEEEEEIFPRPIVVKEEKEESLKERYNIDCDQCEKAIHKFHGSQYD; encoded by the exons ATGATTTGTGCTAAGTGTGAAGGCAAGTCCGTGCAATCAGCTAAATGTGTTTTGAATGCATTGGAGAGTTTGAAAGTGCACTTTCAAA TGCTACAAGGCTTTTGCGAGGACAATGCAAATACGATTACACTATTAAAACAGCGCAATGAGAAACTTCACAATGCCATCGActtgttgcagcaacaaaaggaACGCAGCATCAAGTGCAGCCCCAAGCGTCGCAGGCCTTCACCTAAAAAGCCACGCCTGGAGAAAATGCCACAGACTGAATCACCAAAAATGCCTGAAAGTCAGAGTTCCTTGAACATGAACATAGCTCTGCAGCCGGAtgacgaggaggaggaaacTATTACGGAAACGGAACCAGCCATCAGTCCTTACAAGCCATGGGCAACACGACGTAAGCTAAACAAGACAAACTGTGAGAATGAACAACCGGTTGGGACTACAAAGATCATAGACAATAAGAATGAGTGGTTGACTAAATTACCAAAGGACAAATTGCCGGCACCCAAGACAAAAATGTCGTTAACACTGCGCAGCGATTCCCCCAAATTAAAGCAAACGCGTTTGCAGTTTGACGCCAACAACTCAACAAGAAATGCTACCATCGATAAAGATGTTATCGAGTCCAGTCCCAATTTGTATTCTACACTACGACATGCCAAGCAATCGCGCTCGCTCTTGCAGAG AGCCGACACCAGCAACGCCTTCGACGCCAGCGCCATCGCAAGCACATCGACGAAGAGCGAGAATAAGCCTGTTTTCGATATGGACGACGATGATTCGTTCTTTGATCAATGTCCAGATCCATCAGTGCCTAAGTCTGTTGATGCCTTACCTCCCTTAAGCGGCGTTTCAGATTCATCTAGCGTTGTAATGCTGCCACCGCCCACACAAGAGATTGTGTTCATTGACGACAGCATTGATGAAGCTAATCCGCCTTTAAACACCATGGATTTTATGGCGGAGGTGCTTAAAGCAGACGATAAAGCTTCGATGACCAAGTTACAAGAGTTTGAAGCTAAACTTATACGGGATcaacaaaaagcagcaaccACCTTAAAAATGGTAGAGCATCAAAGATCAGCGACCACCTTAAAAAGGATTGAGCATCAAAAAGCGTCGAATAGCCTAAAAACAGGAGACCAATTAAAGGATGCGACCAGTACATCAAGTTGCAACAGGGATCCACAATTAGcagacaacaaattaaaagccaaAGTGCCAGTGTATGTCAAGCTAGAGCAGTTTACAGAACAACCAAGCGGAATGGGCAATGAATCCACCAAGCTGCCAGAAGATTTTGATATTGAGGATGATgaggaagaagaggaggaagaaATATTTCCACGTCCCATTGTAGTTAAGGAGGAAAAAGAGGAGAGCTTGAAGGAAAGATATAACATCGATTGCGATCAGTGTGAAAAGGCAA TTCATAAATTTCATGGGAGCCAATATGACTGA
- the LOC117570489 gene encoding 4-hydroxyphenylpyruvate dioxygenase, translated as MTSYTDKGTKPEAGTFLSFDHLTFYVGNAKQAASYYTTRLGFEPLGYQGLETGERRYAKHAVRQNKIVFVFVSAYTTDDKDHGLHLMQHGDGVKDVAFEVEDLNAIFNLAVSRGAEVVRNIWEEKDEHGVVRFATIKTYGDTTHTFVERNGYKGDFLPGYQQSAQDVLLKSLPPAKLNFIDHVVGNQPDLEMESVAAWYERILQFHRFWSVDDSQIHTEYSALRSIVMANYEETVKMPINEPANGKKKSQIQEYVDYYGGAGVQHIALNTDDIIGAVSNLRARGTEFLTIPPSYYDILQEQLSHSRTNIKEDMEILKKLNILVDFDENGYLLQIFTKNTQDRPTLFLEVIQRFNHNGFGAGNFKSLFTAIEIEQEKRGNL; from the exons atg ACAAGCTATACTGACAAAGGAACCAAA CCAGAAGCCGGCACATTCTTAAGCTTTGATCATCTAACGTTTTACGTTGGTAACGCCAAGCAGGCGGCCAGTTATTACACCACCCGTTTGGGCTTTGAACCACTTGGCTACCAGGGATTGGAGACCGGAGAGCGACGCTATGCAAAGCATGCGGTGCGACAGAATAAGATTGTCTTTGTGTTCGTCTCGGCGTACACGACCGATGACAAGGACCATGGCTTGCACCTGATGCAGCACGGTGATGGTGTCAAGGATGTGGCCTTCGAAGTGGAGGACTTGAATGCAATCTTTAATTTGGCAGTATCGCGTGGAGCCGAAGTCGTGCGCAACATCTGGGAGGAAAAGGATGAGCATGGCGTTGTGAGATTCGCCACCATTAAGACG TACGGTGATACCACGCACACTTTTGTGGAGCGTAATGGTTACAAGGGTGACTTCTTACCTGGTTACCAGCAAAGTGCCCAGGATGTGCTTTTGAAGAGTTTGCCACCAGCTAAGCTGAACTTCATTGATCATGTGGTGGGCAATCAACCCGATTTGGAAATGGAGAGCGTTGCCGCTTGGTACGAACGCATTTTGCAATTCCATCGCTTCTGGTCTGTGGATGATTCGCAGATCCATACGGAGTACTCGGCGCTGCGTTCCATTGTGATGGCCAACTACGAGGAGACAGTGAAGATGCCCATCAATGAGCCGGCCAATGGCAAGAAGAAATCGCAGATCCAAGAGTATGTCGACTATTATGGCGGTGCTGGTGTTCAGCATATTGCTTTAAACACTGACGATATTATTGGAGCTGTTAGCAACTTGAGAGCACGTGGCACTGAGTTCTTGACGATTCCACCATCGTACTACGATATTCTGCAGGAACAGTTGTCGCATAGTCGTACTAATATCAAGGAAGACATGGAGATATTAAAGAAACTTAACATTCTGGTTGATTTCGATGAGAATGGTTACCTGTTGCAGATCTTCACTAAGAACACGCAGGACAGGCCAACACTCTTCCTGGAGGTTATTCAGCGTTTCAATCATAAT GGTTTTGGCGCTGGCAACTTCAAGTCGCTGTTCACAGCCATCGAGATCGAGCAGGAAAAACGCggcaatttgtaa